One Polypterus senegalus isolate Bchr_013 chromosome 10, ASM1683550v1, whole genome shotgun sequence DNA segment encodes these proteins:
- the LOC120537675 gene encoding cathepsin G-like — translation MQGTYRTSVVIIFIFLLSGAFGYKIVDGNETAVNSRPYMVFLLIQRPNKTVACGGSLIRQDVVLTAAHCNGDRIEAFVGIHSVQQAVNARQGIAVLQAHHHSHPSYNNRTLANDIMLLKLSQNVANARLIQYAQINTPVAVNNPCSVAGWGQTANLSHPSDVLREVQVTVQQVNAQTINARGTGRRGVCRGDSGGPLICNGVNIVVGVASYIRPGNCDDPGRNDVYTKVSAYSQWINQTMGTMLR, via the exons ATGCAGGGCACATACCGGACCTCCGTTGTCATCATTTTTATCTTCTTGCTGTCAG GTGCATTTGGGTACAAAATTGTGGATGGAAATGAGACTGCAGTCAACAGCCGTCCCTACATGGTCTTCTTGCTCATCCAAAGACCAAATAAAACTGTTGCGTGTGGAGGGTCCCTCATTCGCCAGGATGTTGTCTTGACAGCTGCTCACTGCAATGGAGA CCGTATTGAGGCATTTGTTGGAATTCATTCGGTGCAACAGGCAGTAAATGCAAGACAAGGAATTGCTGTGTTACAAGCCCATCATCACTCCCATCCCAGTTACAATAATAGGACCTTGGCAAATGACATCATGCTTCTAAAG CTAAGTCAGAATGTGGCCAACGCGAGACTGATCCAATATGCACAGATCAACACTCCCGTGGCAGTTAATAATCCATGTTCTGTGGCAGGCTGGGGTCAAACTGCTAATTTGTCTCATCCAAGTGATGTGTTGAGAGAGGTGCAGGTGACAGTTCAACAAGTCAACGCCCAGACAATCAACGCAAGAGGCACCGGTAGAAGGGGAGTTTGTAGA GGTGACTCTGGAGGTCCACTGATATGCAATGGAGTGAACATAGTTGTAGGTGTTGCTTCTTATATCCGACCTGGTAATTGTGATGACCCTGGACGCAACGATGTTTACACGAAAGTGTCTGCATACAGTCAGTGGATCAACCAAACGATGGGAACCATGCTTCGCTAA